One genomic window of Candidatus Binatia bacterium includes the following:
- a CDS encoding DUF1302 family protein, with amino-acid sequence MARSGVWSWRVLGLVIGTLLLWRAQAPAIPLDKDETIKFEARTYVNARVGTQTTQDGPPDTADTVLSKGTFPHSAAGHLRQNRLFIEAEINHDLTRMVKTVGLSDYLPFKVKRLAYHLTFRGEGEGLYDWGPSEYSTASEFKKALITKAPLFVVKNQAFVDVLGKRRELRQLGTDRERLFQAYIEGDTGNLFWRVGRQVLSWGETDSFQLLDHINPIDNSFGGFMIPLDERRVPLDMALANYYIGDFGPISEMYLEGYVAVDNKVGFDPGTPAGSAWTLPSLGAPDNNTRTFIEAPARTIGDARGGFQLKFNAFDATFSLAHYYTYFDTPALQIVTHPGSGPGGRTPGLFAAFNDGLPCPIDVNHPELGNDPTNPFICGAPTRAFQTAPKVQVSGAATTFAVPRFYTVVRSEFAYFKDEPAFTQGQLDPFIFNPLNGKSANPNPTTTGGRVTRDSLNAVLGLDSNVWVRSINPNQTLLVSTQFFYKHINGAAPGGPIFLPNGQINPNREVLPVNTASYGPTYAGSTYKGLGPVFVTQPADQFLHTLFIGTSYRSGTVNPGVTFFYDWGGAILYQPALTISHDPYRFTVNYTIIDAHTYKGGSGVSLLKDRDNVEFRFEYVI; translated from the coding sequence ATGGCACGGAGTGGAGTGTGGTCTTGGCGGGTCCTAGGGTTGGTCATTGGCACACTGCTACTCTGGCGCGCGCAGGCTCCCGCGATTCCGTTGGACAAAGATGAGACCATCAAATTCGAGGCACGGACCTACGTCAACGCACGCGTCGGCACACAAACTACGCAGGACGGACCACCCGATACAGCGGACACTGTGCTCAGTAAAGGCACTTTCCCACACTCGGCAGCGGGGCACCTGAGGCAGAACCGTTTGTTCATCGAAGCGGAGATCAACCACGATCTCACTCGGATGGTCAAGACCGTGGGCTTGTCGGACTATCTGCCGTTCAAGGTGAAGCGTCTCGCTTACCATCTTACCTTCCGCGGCGAGGGAGAAGGCTTGTATGACTGGGGGCCCTCTGAGTACAGCACCGCCAGTGAATTTAAGAAGGCGCTAATAACAAAGGCACCTCTTTTCGTTGTGAAGAACCAGGCCTTTGTCGATGTTCTCGGCAAACGGCGCGAGCTACGGCAGCTCGGGACCGATCGGGAACGGCTGTTTCAGGCGTATATCGAGGGCGACACGGGTAACTTGTTCTGGCGGGTGGGCCGGCAGGTCCTCTCCTGGGGCGAGACAGACAGTTTTCAATTGTTGGATCATATCAATCCCATCGACAATAGTTTTGGCGGCTTCATGATCCCGCTGGACGAGCGCCGCGTTCCCCTCGATATGGCGCTCGCCAATTACTACATCGGGGACTTCGGTCCGATCAGCGAGATGTACCTGGAAGGGTACGTGGCGGTTGACAACAAAGTCGGATTCGATCCGGGTACGCCGGCAGGTTCGGCCTGGACCCTGCCTAGTTTGGGTGCCCCGGACAATAACACCCGAACCTTCATCGAAGCGCCCGCACGGACCATCGGTGACGCACGTGGAGGATTTCAACTGAAATTCAACGCGTTTGACGCCACCTTCAGCCTGGCGCACTACTACACGTACTTCGATACGCCGGCGCTCCAGATTGTCACGCACCCGGGCAGCGGGCCCGGCGGCAGGACTCCAGGCCTCTTCGCTGCCTTCAACGACGGACTACCATGTCCCATCGATGTTAATCATCCCGAACTAGGGAACGATCCAACGAACCCCTTCATTTGCGGCGCCCCAACGCGGGCGTTCCAGACGGCTCCGAAGGTCCAGGTTTCGGGTGCAGCCACAACCTTTGCCGTGCCTCGGTTCTATACCGTCGTGCGTTCCGAGTTCGCGTATTTCAAGGACGAACCAGCCTTCACCCAAGGGCAGCTCGACCCCTTCATCTTCAACCCGCTGAACGGAAAATCAGCTAATCCCAACCCGACTACGACAGGCGGGCGGGTGACTCGCGATTCGCTCAATGCCGTGCTCGGCCTCGATTCAAACGTGTGGGTTCGGTCCATCAACCCCAACCAAACGCTTCTCGTCTCGACGCAGTTTTTCTACAAGCATATCAATGGCGCTGCTCCTGGCGGTCCCATCTTTCTTCCGAACGGTCAGATCAATCCGAACCGGGAGGTTCTGCCGGTTAATACGGCATCGTACGGCCCAACCTACGCGGGCAGCACTTATAAAGGACTTGGGCCAGTTTTCGTGACGCAGCCCGCCGACCAGTTCCTGCACACGCTGTTCATCGGGACGTCGTACCGTAGCGGCACGGTCAATCCCGGTGTGACGTTCTTCTACGATTGGGGCGGGGCCATTCTGTACCAGCCCGCTCTCACGATCAGCCATGATCCCTACCGCTTCACGGTCAACTACACCATCATTGATGCCCACACGTACAAGGGCGGAAGCGGCGTGAGCCTGCTGAAGGACCGTGACAACGTCGAATTCCGTTTCGAATACGTAATCTGA
- a CDS encoding YCF48-related protein: MLRHVLFAIVVAAVIGSVRYGAVAEPLRAADLRQNLFSSCFVSDQEGWVIADLGRTFHTVNGAKTWERQDSGTKRAAVSITCPDRTQLWAAGQVGQIWHSGDGGTTWQKQTSGTKRQLLSIAFANTKRGLAVGDFGTLLWTDDGGTTWTNVALPTNIKLPPDVAEVVDPGDVVLSGISFADPEHVWVVGEFGVILASIDGGLTWHSQDSPVQSTLFSVFFADQQRGWAVGLESTLLRTSDGGSTWQKQEIQTPWGFSLSLFDVAVRGAYGWAVGNSGFLLNSKDAGVTWELVKVPVQMGSSWLRALSLLPDGRGFIVGAGGLVLLADRDKFTPLKERF, translated from the coding sequence ATGCTGAGGCATGTACTTTTCGCCATCGTGGTCGCAGCGGTAATAGGTAGTGTTCGTTACGGCGCTGTGGCCGAGCCGTTGCGGGCAGCGGATCTCCGGCAAAATCTCTTCTCCAGTTGCTTCGTCAGTGATCAAGAAGGCTGGGTGATCGCGGACCTCGGCCGGACATTCCATACGGTGAATGGTGCGAAGACTTGGGAGCGACAGGATTCGGGCACGAAGCGCGCCGCGGTCAGCATTACCTGCCCGGACAGGACCCAATTGTGGGCGGCCGGCCAGGTGGGGCAGATCTGGCACTCCGGCGATGGCGGCACCACGTGGCAGAAACAGACCAGCGGCACCAAGCGACAGCTGCTGAGCATTGCCTTCGCGAATACCAAGCGTGGTCTGGCTGTGGGTGACTTCGGGACGCTGCTGTGGACCGATGACGGCGGCACGACCTGGACCAATGTCGCGCTCCCCACGAACATCAAGTTGCCTCCCGATGTGGCCGAGGTGGTTGACCCGGGAGACGTAGTGCTCTCCGGAATCTCCTTCGCTGATCCGGAGCATGTCTGGGTCGTGGGCGAGTTCGGCGTCATCTTGGCGTCGATCGACGGTGGTCTGACCTGGCACTCGCAGGACAGCCCGGTGCAAAGTACGCTGTTCAGTGTCTTCTTTGCTGATCAGCAGCGCGGATGGGCGGTCGGGCTCGAATCCACGCTCCTTCGTACGTCCGACGGCGGCAGCACCTGGCAGAAGCAAGAGATCCAGACGCCGTGGGGCTTCTCGCTCTCTCTCTTCGACGTAGCCGTGCGTGGCGCGTACGGATGGGCGGTCGGGAACAGTGGGTTCCTCTTGAACAGTAAGGACGCCGGGGTGACCTGGGAGTTGGTCAAAGTGCCCGTACAGATGGGAAGCAGTTGGCTGCGGGCGTTGAGCCTGCTTCCTGATGGGCGCGGCTTCATTGTCGGTGCCGGTGGTTTGGTCCTGCTGGCGGATCGCGACAAGTTCACGCCGTTGAAAGAGCGCTTCTAG